In the Melitaea cinxia chromosome 28, ilMelCinx1.1, whole genome shotgun sequence genome, one interval contains:
- the LOC123667579 gene encoding zinc finger protein 26-like, whose amino-acid sequence MAALARVLQSVITRKYKFCCLCLKVINENTVNIHDEVILKEDDNESAIKIFDVLTDILGFDTCNNISAFDFLCKQCTHLAVTSYKFISTCKNNTDLLSKAITNLNDCFKTVSEDAYGCETLFVTLDPNNLTTQQYYDNKDPVSSSSLKRFQSLFDTNSKSPTKNNKSLGQTKRREYFSLPIRTSEMLYDKNDRTNLKCKVCYKSYPTLSNLRNHYIRVHAPKNYKCTICNRKFGSEPLLENHKTESHCTVVCSECGKTFNNRHTLKMHEIGHYLKLVCQDCGRVYKSQTTFKKHIDLNICGQKTRASPANAKFTCDYCNKKYTQKVSLRVHIQFEHGNYTGHECKWCKKKFYAKSRLNAHIVKHTQEKKFQCNICGGKFVTKESLLYHTRTHTGEKPYKCDFCDSRFLSSSRKADHIKRHHSDVTFQCDICNVKYTTKEYLERHRKTHEKPTENTTFLIKEGDEIFLEMSDEEEFNSINQHSG is encoded by the exons ATGGCGGCTCTAGCTCGTGTATTACAAAGCGTAAtaacaagaaaatataaattttgttgctTGTGCctaaaagtaataaatgaaaacacTGTTAATATACATGATGAAGTTATTCTCAAGGAGGATGACAACGAAAGCGCTATAAAGATATTTGATGTTCTAACTGATATACTTGGTTTTGAT acaTGCAACAATATATCTGCTTTCGACTTTTTATGTAAACAATGTACTCACTTGGCAGTTACGAGCTATAAGTTTATCTCTACATGTAAGAACAATACTGATTTATTGAGTAAAGCAATTACTAATCTAAATGATTGCTTTAAAACTGTCTCTGAAGATGCATACGGATGTGAAACACTATTTGTGACGTTAGATCCAAACAATTTAACAACCCAACAGTATTACGATAATAAGGACCCTGTTTCTTCAAGCTCTTTAAAAAGATTCCAATCTTTGTTTGATACAAATTCTAAAtctccaacaaaaaataataaatcactcGGACAGACAAAGAGAAGAGAATATTTCTCGCTGCCAATTAGAACAAGTGAAATGCTCTATGATAAAAATGATCGTACAAATTTAAAGTGTAAAGTTTGTTATAAATCATATCCAACGTTATCGAATTTGAGAAACCACTACATTAGAGTACACGCTCCAAAGAATTATAAGTGTACAATTTGTAATAGAAAGTTTGGTTCTGAGCCTCTTTTGGAGAATCATAAGACTGAAAGTCATTGTACTGTAGTTTGCAGCGAATGTGGTAAAACGTTTAACAATCGTCACACACTTAAAATGCATGAAATTGGACattatttgaaacttgtttgtcAAGATTGTGGGCGAGTTTATAAAAGCCAAACGACATTTAAGAAACATATAGACTTGAATATCTGCGGTCAGAAAACTAGAGCATCGCCAGCCAATGCTAAGTTTACATGCGATTATTGCAACAAAAAGTACACTCAAAAAGTTTCCTTACGAGTACACATACAGTTCGAACATGGGAATTATACAGGACATGAGTGTAAATGGTGTAAGAAGAAATTTTATGCTAAAAGTAGACTGAATGCACACATAGTAAAACACACACAAGAAAAGAAGTTCCAATGTAACATATGCGGTGGTAAATTTGTAACAAAAGAGTCATTGTTGTATCATACTAGGACACATACAGGTGAAAAACCTTACAAGTGTGACTTTTGCGATAGTAGATTCTTGTCGTCATCAAGAAAAGCAGATCATATAAAACGTCATCATTCAGATGTGACATTTCAATGTGATATTTGTAATGTTAAGTATACAACAAAGGAATATTTGGAGAGGCATAGAAAAACACATGAAAAGCCAACTGAAAATACAACATTCCTTATAAAGGAAGGTGATGAGATTTTCTTAGAAATGTCTGATGAAGAAGAATTCAATTCTATTAATCAACATTCGGGTTGA
- the LOC123667519 gene encoding Golgi pH regulator: MANIKLQLYSNCYFLIFQTFFFVGGWIFFVKQLFRDYEVHHTLVQLIFSVTFALSCTMFELIIFEIIGYLDSSSRYFHWNMGLYFLLFMVIALIPFYIAYFCISNIRFVSKNMIRPLTVFVWFIYLYFFWKIGDPFPILSPKQGIFSIEQGVSRIGVIGVTVMALLSGFGAVNYPYTSMAIFIRPVTQADVLSIEKKLLQTMDMILVKKKRIALAENNSMGRNQYMLDQSNSKNKGFWTNILSSVGSIANPLSQGSENINQLRQEISGLEELSRQLFLEAHDARTMREKIEWSRTFQGKYFNFLGYFFSLYCIWKIFISTINIVFDRVGKKDPVTRGLELAVLRLGVDIDVGFWSQHVSFLLVGCIVLTSIRGLLLTLTKFFYKISSSKSSNVIVLILAQIMGMYFCSSVLLMRMNMPPEYRIIITQVLGDLQFNFYHRWFDVIFLVSALTSIFTLYLAHKQPSVN, encoded by the exons ATGGCTAATATTAAGTTACAGTTATATAgtaactgttattttttaatatttcagacATTTTTTTTCGTCGGTGGGTGGATATTTTTCGTAAAGCAGTTATTCCGTGATTATGAAGTCCACCACACATTGGTTCAGCTCATATTTTCTGTAACTTTCGCACTGAGTTGTACAATGTTTGAACTTATCATTTTTGAAATCATAGGGTACTTAGATTCAAG TTCAAGATACTTCCACTGGAACATGGGGCTCTATTTTCTACTCTTCATGGTGATAGCACTGATACCATTCTATATAGCCTATTTCTGCATCAGTAATATCAGATTTG tatcaaagaatatgataAGGCCTCTAACAGTATTTGTATGGTTTATTTATCTTTACTTCTTCTGGAAAATTGGAGATCCATTTCCTATTTTGAGCCCAAAACAA GGTATATTCTCGATAGAACAAGGTGTATCACGTATTGGAGTGATTGGAGTCACAGTGATGGCATTACTATCTGGGTTTGGTGCTGTCAATTATCCATATACCTCAATGGCTATATTTATAAG acCTGTCACACAAGCAGATGTATTGTCCATAGAAAAGAAACTCCTACAGACAATGGATATGATATTGgttaagaaaaaaagaattgcATTAGCGGAAAATAACAGTATGGGCAGGAATCAGTATATGTTGGATCAATCGAATTCCAAAAATAAAGGATTTTGGACCAATATATTGTCTAGTGTTGGAAGTATTGCTAACCCACTAAGCCAGGGTAGTGAAA aCATAAATCAATTACGTCAAGAGATATCAGGTTTAGAAGAATTGAGTAGACAGCTATTCCTAGAAGCACATGATGCTAGAACTATGAGAGAAAAAATTGAATGGTCTAGAACATTCCAGgggaaatatttcaatttccTCGGATATTTCTTCTCCTTGTACTGTATTTGGAAGATTTTTATC TCAACAATCAACATAGTATTCGACCGTGTTGGTAAAAAGGACCCAGTAACGCGGGGTCTCGAGCTCGCTGTACTGAGGCTCGGAGTCGACATCGACGTGGGCTTCTGGTCGCAACACGTGTCCTTCCTGTTGGTGGGCTGCATCGTGCTAACCAGCATACGCGGCCTGCTGCTGACTCTCACCAAG tTCTTCTACAAAATTTCGTCATCAAAATCATCCAACGTCATAGTTCTGATCCTCGCACAAATCATGGGAATGTATTTCTGTTCGTCCGTGCTACTGATGAGAATGAACATGCCACCGGAGTACAGAATTATAATAACTCAAGTATTAGGAGATTTGCAGTTCAACTTCTACCACAGATGGTTTGACGTGATATTCCTCGTCAGTGCCTTAACTAGTATATTTACTCTGTATTTGGCTCATAAGCAACCAtctgttaattaa